In the Silene latifolia isolate original U9 population chromosome 1, ASM4854445v1, whole genome shotgun sequence genome, tttatattaagatttagttggttaatttgtaataaacatgtaaacattaagtttttaatttaaagtactttggtgagttggtctttgttattcactacctcgggaaatcgagatggtaacagtcctatttatttggaaatGTCTAGATAGAGGcttctaaataaatgggggtgttacaaagtggtatcagagcaaaacgatcctcaggcctaaccaatgaacaataatgaacttaggatgtgtctaaataaaatgaaccccgggtagaaactgttaggtgcccctcttagtgcggttaagaaggcacccttaattcgtaccatggccctctcagttttgaaccgggaaccttgagaggatacttgagagtgtggggtaatttaaaaggaATATTGCTTATTTTGTCTTGAAAGTTTTGTTTCCTTGTTTGAATGTTGTTTCATTAATGATTGCGATTACGTGAACGATTTTCTTTTACGCATTGGTATAAGCTTGTTGATATGAGaaaagtatgttggcatgtatgtagGAGGTGTGGgtatgattaatatgtgaagtTTTAAAGGAATtgcgtgaaattgtgaagaatgtgattttggttgatttctcgaaattttacccttgattgttttagcTGCCATTTACTGCCTGGTTACAATTCTTATAcgagatttttatgtgtgatagtcTTGTGAGTTAACTTTCATATGTCACCGGTTTCGTGTTCAAATAACAtacggtttgggagaaataaatattttagtagacagtggtcagaatattcctgtacagtgatgttttagcgccatgtttttgtaaaatttgccacaTAAAAACTACCTGTCGATTTAGTGTAATTCCAACTACATTGATTAAAAGATtcatatatgtttctaaattaatAAGCCACATTGGAAGGTAAATtgttgacaattaatagtgatttttacaagttgacctaagtttctgacaagttgttGTAAAATTTATGTTTCGACCAaacaatttgtaaaatgcattataaattgaccttatgactttttgacttgattcttttgcTAATGATTTAtaaactctcttttttttttaaaaaaaaagtataagttttcaagaattaattatgttattaattatttatgaattttagaagttataacatgtttTGCTAGCCTTGAAATGTATCAgtttttgtttcttatcttttgaaCATTGATATTTTGATATTGTAAATTATTTGAAGTaggatgacatgtctagtgatatgcggaatgtgtttcccTAAGCCTATAAATATGTTCACATTAAATGCATTCATGtctaagttagatatcattatgaAGAAAAGATTAAACTAAACAATTATGCGTACTTggttataaattattattagtcCGGCAACGTATTCGTCGATAGCTAAAGTAATAAGTTGAAGTTTAAACAAAGACTAGTTCGAATATCTTATATGATTATTTTTGTTATATAAAAGTAAATCAAATATTTTGTTATCGAGTTGTGTTGGAAAATAATAGTTGCTTTATGTTACATTGTGTGTTCCTTATTTTGTGGCGTTACAACaatgaattgttagttcctaTCGTTTGTTATtctgaacttcgaggacgaagtttattttagggggaaggaatgtaatagtacgaatattttgagttattgttgtgttaccttatgataagattgacatgattgataatcgtaaaatgcttgattgtgttggatggtggttagttgtgaggatgtttataagtgatgtggtggtagttgtgggcgaacttcgggacgaagttcattttaaggggggaagactgtaatactccgtattttaataataatttataagaataatttatgtaatttaaggAGTGAGTAAATGACATTCTAATagtaattacaaataagacgttaatatAGAAGAGAAGCATCCAAGAGAACATTCTAATCTGCCAAGATCTGATCAGGTTATATGAAAGGCCTCATGCTTCTGCAAGGTGTATGTTCAAAATAGACCTGCAGAAGGCATATGATACAGTAGAGTGGTGCTTTGTTGAGAATCTTTTGGAAGAGCTACATTTCCCGCCTGAATTCAAAGCTATGATTCTACAATGCATAACTACAACTACCTTCTCACTCTCTATAAATGGTGAAATGTGTGGTTACTTCCAGGGGAAGAGGGGCTTAAGACAGGGGGATCCTCTCTCCCCCTTGATATTCACTTTTTGTATGGAGTATCTGACTCGTACCTTGCAGTATGCCTCATCAAAGTCTGAATTTAAATTCCATCCTATGTGCAAGAAACAAAGGCTTACTAGtcttatgtttgctgatgatgtcaTGCTCTTCAGTAAAGGGGATGCCAATTCTATGATGCTGTTGTTACAGTCATTTGCCACTTTTCTAATGCTTCTGGACTGCAAGTTAGTGCCTCAAAATCTAGTGCCTATTTCAGGAATGTACCAGAGCAGCTAAAATCTGAGATATTGCAGATATCTGGATTCAATGAAGGGAGCATCCCATTCAAATACCTTGGTAAGCCAATCCAGACTACAAGACTCAAAAAGCAAGATTGTGAGTGTCTTGTGGATAAAATTTGTGCTAGGATACATGTGTATGGGGCAAGAAAATTCTCCTATGCAGGAAGGTTAGTAATAGCCAAGAGTGTGCTTAATTCCCTACATTCCTACTGGGCATCTATGTTTGTCATCCCCAAAGgaatcatcaaaaacattgaaGCAGTTTGTAGAAACTTCCTCTGAGATAACTCAGCAGATTATAGGAGGATTCCTCTTGTGGGATGGGACACTATTTGTAGACCTAAGATGAAGGTGGTTTGGGGCTCAAGGATCAGGAATCTTGGAATAAGGCAATGGTAGGAAGACTGGTGGACTGGGTAGCTACGCAAAGAGACTCAATTTGGGTTAACTGGGTGCAAAGTAATTATCTTAAGGGTCAGGAGTGGATGGAATACAAGCCTAGTTCGAACTCAAGTTGGGTATGGAGGAGAATTTGCAAGGTTAAGGACGAAATGAGGACTGGTTATGTTAATGGGCAGTGGAATGTTCAACCAGGAGGCTTTACTCCAGCTGGTTGCTATGCCAGGTTCAGAGGAACAAGGCCAAGAGTTCAATGGGATAAGGCAGTATGGAATGGGTGGGCAGTTCCCAAGCATCAATTCTTGGGTTGGCTGGTTACTCATGAGGCCTTGAATACAGCTGTTAGACTAGTCAGGTTTGGGGTGGATATTGAGGATAAATGCTATCTGTGTGGCATAGCTTCTGAAACTATTGAGCACTTGTTTTGTGATTGCCCTTACAGTAGAAGAATTGTACGGGAGATGAACAGGAAAACTACTTGGGCATTTCCTGTCAGGGATATGATGGACTGGT is a window encoding:
- the LOC141656699 gene encoding secreted RxLR effector protein 78-like; protein product: MFKIDLQKAYDTVEWCFVENLLEELHFPPEFKAMILQCITTTTFSLSINGEMCGYFQGKRGLRQGDPLSPLIFTFCMEYLTRTLQYASSKSEFKFHPMCKKQRLTSLMFADDVMLFSKGDANSMMLLLQSFATFLMLLDCKLVPQNLVPISGMYQSS
- the LOC141656709 gene encoding uncharacterized protein LOC141656709, with the translated sequence MVGRLVDWVATQRDSIWVNWVQSNYLKGQEWMEYKPSSNSSWVWRRICKVKDEMRTGYVNGQWNVQPGGFTPAGCYARFRGTRPRVQWDKAVWNGWAVPKHQFLGWLVTHEALNTAVRLVRFGVDIEDKCYLCGIASETIEHLFCDCPYSRRIVREMNRKTTWAFPVRDMMDWCGCRTGTVL